A DNA window from Oscarella lobularis chromosome 8, ooOscLobu1.1, whole genome shotgun sequence contains the following coding sequences:
- the LOC136190731 gene encoding probable methylcrotonoyl-CoA carboxylase beta chain, mitochondrial, producing MRNFRRLSIVVGSRVNDSTPTYRANVRENATTAEQLERATAASRVGGGPKAIERHTRQSGKLFVRDRLRLLLDPTSPFLELSPLAGIDLPYGNVPSGGVVAGIGKISGRLCVVMANDATVKGGSVFPITLKKQLRAQDIAMRNRLPLVTLVDSGGAFLPLQAEIFPDREHGGRVFYNQAIMSSMRIPVIAVVCGSCTAGAAYIPTMSQEAIMVKGLGSLYLGGPPLVKAATGEDISVEELGGADLHCRVSGCTDHYAENEEDALETTKNIISTIGHEVTGWDEEEIDSEYSPLWDPTEMRGLVPPSNDHRFPMLDIIGRLVDKSRFQPFKEKFGRELIAGSAWLYGRTVGLLANDGPLTEQAAYKGAHFIQICENKKLPMIFLQNTGHEEKFSDAAEAARTIAARSHMMRRVATATVPKITIVIGDGIGSANFAMCGQTARPNFLYLWPNARIGLCDLQSQNTDVISDKDDARRGAAFSAFHSSSRVYDDGVILPETTRKILHLSLTAALQNQSHC from the exons ATGCGAAACTTTCGTCGGCTCTCTATCGTCGTCGGTTCCAGAGTCAacgattcgacgccgacgtatcgAGCGAACGTgcgcgaaaacgcgacgacggcggagcAGCTcgaacgagcgacggcggcgtcgcgcgTCGGCGGGGGTCCCAAAGCGATCGAGCGACACACGCGACAAAGCGGGAAGCTGTTCGTTCGCGatcgccttcgtcttctacTCGACCCGACGAGCCCCTTTCTCGAACTGTCGCCGCTCGCCGGGATCGACTTGCCGTACGGCAACGTGCCGTCGGGAGGCGTGGTTGCCGGAATAGGGAAAATTTCCGGACGACTGTGCGTTGTCATGGCGAACGACGCGACAGTGAAAGGCGGCAGCGTGTTTCCAATTACGCTCAAGAAGCAGCTCCGTGCTCAGGATATCGCCATGCGGAATCGACTGCCGCTTGTGACGCTTGTTGACTCGGGCGGTGCCTTTCTGCCACTTCAG GCCGAGATTTTTCCTGATCGAGAACACGGCGGACGCGTTTTCTACAACCAGGCTATAATGTCGTCAATGCGAATCCCCGTG ATTGCAGTTGTGTGCGGATCGTGCACAGCCGGCGCCGCGTACATTCCCACGATGTCACAAGAAGCGATTATGGTGAAGGGCTTGGGCTCCCTCTACCTCGGCGGACCGCCTCTAGTCAAA GCTGCAACAGGAGAAGACATCAGCGTCGAAGAGCTCGGCGGTGCGGATCTTCATTGTCG cGTGAGCGGCTGCACCGATCACTATGCCGAGAACGAAGAGGACGCTCTTGAGACGACAAAGAATATCATATCGACTATAGGACATGAAGTAACGGGATGggacgaggaggagattGACTCTG AATATAGCCCGTTGTGGGATCCGACTGAAATGCGCGGTCTCGTTCCCCCGAGCAACGATCATCGTTTTCCCATGTTAGAT ATTATTGGACGGCTCGTGGATAAAAGTCGATTTCAGCCATTCAAGGAAAAATTTGGGAGAGAGCTGATAGCAGGTTCCGCTTGGCTCTACGG ACGGACCGTCGGTCTCTTGGCGAATGATGGACCGTTGACTGAACAGGCAGCATATAAA GGAGCCCACTTTATCCAAATATGCGAGAATAAAAAACTGCCGatgatttttcttcaaaacacGGGTcacgaagaaaaattttctgacgccgccgaagcAGCACGTACGATTGCGGCTCGATCTCACATGATGCGACGCGTGGCGACGGCAACAGTGCCAAAGATCACCATAGTCATTGGAGATGGAATTGGGTCAGCCAATTTTGCAATG TGCGGACAGACAGCGCGTCCTAATTTTCTCTACCTGTGGCCTAATGCAAGGATAGGCTTGTGCGATTTGCAGTCGCAG AACACGGACGTAATCTCggacaaagacgacgctcgtcg GGGGGCAGCGTTTTCTGCATTCCATTCCTCTTCTCGAGTGTACGACGATGGCGTAATTTTGCCCGAAACAACTCGAaag ATACTTCATCTAAGTTTGACTGCTgctcttcaaaatcaaagccATTGCTAG
- the LOC136189981 gene encoding dynein light chain Tctex-type 5-B-like, translating into MAQAQGHLLEAKLEAAATTTNESRLSTLRMKTSAVFSFDNIKKAGGVGGASVSRIQMSDAPGQRAPGDVKRRVTYENTYRMEPTKAFPYSKVKSIIAEVMTRELEKQRYEPIACRQLTKTLSEMIKSRVKDLDLARYRLVCVVHIGELKDQGVRVASQCVWNPEWDCYSEFSFKNSSLFAIGVVYGIYTE; encoded by the coding sequence ATGGCTCAAGCACAAGGCCACCTGCTCGAAGCGAAGCtcgaggcggcggcgacgacgacgaacgagtcGCGACTGAGCACGCTGCGAATGAAAACGTCAGCCGTCTTCTCGTTCGACAACATCAAGAAGGCGGGCGGCGTCGGAGGAGCGAGCGTGAGTCGCATTCAAATGTCCGACGCTCCCGGCCAGCGGGCGCCGGGCGACGTCAAGCGACGCGTAACCTACGAGAACACGTATCGCATGGAGCCGACGAAGGCGTTTCCCTACAGCAAAGTGAAATCGATTATTGCCGAAGTGATGACGCGCGAGCTCGAGAAACAGCGCTACGAGCCGATTGCCTGTCGTCAATTGACGAAGACGCTCTCGGAGATGATCAAGAGTCGCGTGAAGGATCTCGATTTGGCTCGATATCGACTCGTCTGCGTCGTTCACATCGGCGAGCTGAAGGATCAGGGCGTTCGAGTGGCGAGCCAGTGCGTGTGGAATCCCGAGTGGGATTGCTATTCGGAGTTCAGCTTCAAAAACAGTTCTCTATTCGCAATTGGGGTCGTCTACGGTATTTATACGgaatga